In the Nitrospirales bacterium LBB_01 genome, one interval contains:
- a CDS encoding site-2 protease family protein, translating to MGRLTLNPIAHIDLMGTVVIPIMLFIGSNGAFIFGSAKPVPVNFGNLKNPRRDMALVALAGPVMNIILSIISVFLFAIVRAMYNSSQDEFLAAKILVPISHMLSYSLSFNIFIAAFNLIPIPPLDGGRVLVSMLPYRFAYQVSKLEPYGTFIILGLWFLGVLRFIITPIQIIIQMIVQIFVEQIGRFM from the coding sequence ATGGGCAGACTTACGCTTAATCCCATAGCTCATATTGATCTAATGGGTACTGTGGTAATTCCGATAATGCTTTTTATTGGCTCAAACGGGGCTTTTATCTTTGGCTCGGCTAAGCCTGTGCCGGTTAACTTTGGAAACTTGAAAAATCCGCGCAGGGATATGGCTTTAGTAGCCCTTGCCGGCCCAGTTATGAATATTATCTTGTCAATAATCAGCGTGTTTTTGTTTGCCATTGTGCGCGCCATGTATAACTCCTCACAAGACGAGTTTCTGGCCGCAAAGATACTGGTTCCCATCTCTCACATGCTTAGTTACAGTCTGAGTTTTAACATATTCATTGCGGCCTTTAACCTGATTCCTATTCCGCCTCTGGACGGTGGACGTGTGCTGGTAAGTATGCTCCCCTACAGGTTCGCTTATCAGGTATCTAAACTTGAGCCTTATGGAACTTTCATAATACTGGGGCTATGGTTTCTTGGGGTGCTGCGGTTTATAATTACCCCTATTCAAATTATCATACAAATGATTGTTCAAATTTTTGTTGAGCAGATTGGGAGGTTTATGTGA
- a CDS encoding GIY-YIG nuclease family protein, whose product MKQYYVYIMASKRNGTLYTGVTSDLLKRVYEHKNDMVDGFTKKYKAHTLVYYETTNDINVAIEKEKQIKKWKRQWKIRIIEENNPEWNDISGFLPSQE is encoded by the coding sequence ATGAAACAATATTACGTATATATAATGGCAAGCAAGAGAAATGGGACATTATATACAGGGGTAACCTCTGACTTATTAAAACGTGTTTACGAACATAAAAATGACATGGTAGATGGTTTTACTAAAAAATATAAAGCCCATACACTGGTATATTACGAGACCACTAATGATATAAATGTTGCGATAGAAAAGGAGAAGCAAATTAAGAAGTGGAAGCGACAATGGAAAATAAGAATTATTGAAGAGAATAATCCTGAGTGGAATGATATATCTGGATTCCTGCCTTCGCAGGAATGA
- a CDS encoding 4Fe-4S dicluster domain-containing protein — translation MEPAARLDQNHELTLKDFPYIIRWRSDRCKRCGRCTAVCPMLAITPSVTAKRTVGSFGPVPNPKVERSVETVVKQSSNIANYCTGCATCSLVCPNEAIEPELNPTHKFLTLKNTGGHPYTRGGRRNDPLVSTLDRLKFTRISMLTDPALDAGRHEFRIRTYLGRILPPDELPVTVSDGNVAMDKNSKIFIPPVREIYPVMIGSMSVGALSPTMWEGLAMGITYLNEVEHMPVVMCSGEGGMPLRLLKSRFIKYFIPQIASGYFGWDEIIRAIPHMVEDPCAIEIKYGQGAKPGDGGLLMGHKVLKLISEIRGVPIGVDLPSPPTHQTKYSIEEAVAKMIQSMYMAWGFRVPVYPKISGSKTAKSVLNNLVRNPYAAALSIDGEDGGTGAAYNVSMDKMGHPIASNIRDCYLDLVKAGKQNEIPLIAAGGVGKKGNLAANAASLIMLGASAVSIGKYMMQGAAGCLGDENNRCNVCNIGRCPRGITTQDPKLYRRLDSEKVAERVVEIYKSLDVELKKIFAPLGRSTELPIGMSDAISADDPAIAERLGISYVC, via the coding sequence ATGGAACCAGCTGCAAGGTTGGACCAAAACCATGAACTAACACTTAAAGACTTTCCATATATAATAAGGTGGCGCTCTGACAGGTGTAAGCGCTGTGGGCGTTGCACTGCAGTATGCCCAATGCTTGCGATTACTCCCTCAGTTACAGCGAAGCGTACGGTTGGGTCATTTGGCCCTGTGCCAAACCCAAAAGTTGAAAGAAGTGTAGAAACCGTCGTAAAACAATCTTCAAACATTGCAAACTACTGCACAGGATGCGCCACTTGCTCTTTGGTCTGCCCTAATGAGGCAATAGAGCCGGAGTTAAACCCGACACACAAATTTCTAACCCTTAAAAACACAGGGGGGCACCCTTACACTCGCGGCGGTCGCCGTAATGACCCATTAGTGTCAACTCTTGACAGGCTTAAATTTACCAGAATTTCAATGCTCACTGACCCGGCGCTTGACGCAGGCAGACACGAGTTCAGAATACGCACATATCTGGGGCGCATTCTGCCCCCCGATGAGCTGCCGGTTACTGTCTCCGATGGCAATGTAGCGATGGATAAAAACTCCAAAATATTCATACCTCCTGTAAGAGAAATATACCCTGTCATGATAGGCAGTATGTCGGTTGGGGCGCTCTCTCCTACGATGTGGGAGGGGCTGGCTATGGGCATTACATATTTAAACGAGGTTGAGCATATGCCAGTGGTTATGTGCTCAGGCGAGGGCGGAATGCCGCTTAGGCTCTTAAAATCAAGATTTATTAAATACTTCATACCTCAGATAGCCTCCGGATATTTCGGTTGGGATGAGATTATCAGGGCGATTCCCCACATGGTAGAGGACCCCTGTGCGATAGAGATAAAGTACGGTCAAGGGGCAAAGCCCGGTGACGGCGGTCTTCTTATGGGTCATAAAGTGTTAAAGTTAATTTCGGAAATCCGGGGAGTGCCTATCGGAGTTGATTTGCCCTCCCCTCCCACACATCAGACAAAGTACTCTATTGAAGAGGCTGTCGCTAAGATGATTCAGTCCATGTATATGGCGTGGGGCTTCAGAGTGCCGGTGTATCCTAAGATTTCTGGCTCAAAAACGGCAAAGTCCGTGCTTAATAATCTTGTACGGAACCCGTACGCTGCGGCGCTTTCAATTGATGGCGAAGATGGCGGCACTGGGGCGGCTTATAATGTGTCAATGGATAAGATGGGACACCCTATAGCTTCTAACATAAGAGACTGCTACCTTGACCTTGTTAAGGCTGGGAAACAAAATGAAATCCCGCTAATAGCGGCAGGCGGCGTTGGTAAGAAAGGTAATCTGGCGGCAAACGCTGCATCATTAATCATGCTTGGCGCATCAGCAGTATCCATTGGCAAATACATGATGCAAGGAGCGGCAGGATGTCTTGGCGATGAAAACAACCGCTGTAATGTCTGTAACATTGGGCGGTGTCCACGCGGCATAACCACTCAGGATCCGAAACTATACAGACGTCTGGATTCGGAAAAAGTGGCCGAGCGGGTTGTAGAAATCTATAAGTCATTGGATGTGGAACTTAAAAAGATATTTGCTCCGCTAGGCAGGAGCACAGAGCTTCCCATCGGAATGTCTGACGCTATTAGCGCCGATGATCCTGCAATTGCAGAAAGGCTTGGTATTAGCTATGTCTGTTAG
- a CDS encoding MinD/ParA family protein: MKLDRKAKHVLAIAGGKGGVGKSVFSITLATLLSGMDNSVCLVDLDLGGANLHTYLGVMGKTMSLAHFIQKKVKTLQDVVTETRVKNLSLISGVHYLPSMSNPASTVKAKLLKHIRALDVDFVIIDLGAGMDLSTMDFFINSDKGFIVTVPEPGAIMNAYRFIKGALYRKLRGVFKNHAELAPVIDSMTETSTYDDSLMLNLFIEKVLNTDPEVYPLVMEVSESFAPFLVLNRIGQEESSRLVTSLINHCFTKYGVKLNYVGNIPDVREISAYLLDIPSFLQTKSGAAFTSSVKSIVRTFLLSLHDSKVITERLQIRSEYNDSEIEELSRIIDKLNSDIFIGSSKKLWKLRLFFKPLDVVRFLIGKGVKEEIFFEVKQGAFLGV, from the coding sequence ATGAAATTAGACAGAAAAGCGAAACATGTTCTTGCTATAGCTGGCGGCAAAGGAGGGGTTGGTAAGAGTGTATTTTCCATTACGCTTGCCACTTTGCTTTCCGGCATGGATAACTCCGTCTGTCTTGTGGATTTAGACCTGGGAGGGGCAAATCTCCATACATATCTGGGGGTTATGGGTAAGACCATGTCATTAGCTCATTTCATTCAAAAGAAAGTAAAAACTCTTCAGGATGTTGTTACAGAAACCCGTGTGAAAAATCTGAGTTTGATAAGCGGGGTACATTATTTGCCCTCAATGTCAAATCCAGCCTCAACAGTTAAGGCAAAGCTGCTTAAACACATACGAGCGCTTGATGTGGATTTCGTTATAATAGACCTCGGAGCCGGTATGGATTTAAGCACAATGGATTTTTTTATAAATTCCGACAAAGGGTTTATAGTGACAGTGCCAGAGCCCGGCGCCATTATGAATGCCTATAGGTTTATAAAGGGAGCACTTTACAGAAAACTCCGCGGTGTGTTTAAAAACCATGCCGAGCTTGCCCCCGTTATTGACTCTATGACAGAGACGTCAACCTATGACGATTCCCTTATGCTTAACTTGTTTATAGAGAAGGTACTGAACACCGACCCTGAGGTCTATCCTCTTGTTATGGAGGTAAGCGAGAGTTTTGCCCCCTTTTTGGTTCTAAACAGGATAGGTCAAGAGGAGTCAAGCCGTTTAGTGACAAGTCTGATTAACCACTGCTTTACAAAGTATGGCGTTAAGTTAAACTATGTCGGAAACATTCCCGATGTAAGAGAAATAAGCGCTTATCTGCTTGATATCCCATCGTTTTTGCAGACTAAATCTGGAGCAGCATTCACATCGTCAGTTAAAAGCATAGTAAGAACATTTCTCCTTAGTTTGCATGACTCAAAAGTCATAACAGAGCGTCTTCAGATAAGATCAGAGTACAACGACAGTGAAATAGAAGAGCTATCCCGCATAATAGACAAGCTTAATTCAGATATTTTTATAGGCTCAAGCAAAAAACTCTGGAAATTAAGGTTATTTTTTAAACCTCTTGATGTTGTTCGCTTTCTTATAGGCAAGGGTGTTAAAGAGGAAATTTTCTTTGAAGTAAAACAGGGCGCTTTTTTAGGAGTGTGA
- a CDS encoding zinc ribbon domain-containing protein, with protein sequence MPIYEYNCEKCNEDFELIVFSTTVVKCPKCENKDVRKKMSLFGMGGSNKSSTGDSGGGKSCGGCSSHNCSTC encoded by the coding sequence ATGCCGATTTATGAATACAACTGTGAAAAATGTAATGAGGACTTTGAACTGATTGTGTTTAGCACAACTGTTGTAAAATGCCCAAAGTGTGAGAACAAAGACGTGAGAAAAAAGATGTCCCTTTTTGGTATGGGCGGCAGCAACAAATCGTCAACAGGGGATTCAGGTGGCGGTAAGAGCTGTGGCGGCTGCTCATCACATAATTGCAGTACGTGTTAA
- a CDS encoding phosphoenolpyruvate carboxykinase (ATP) encodes MASVHKLPGSPWRAIIESAMYANSVKNTNLNELYEFSIKQPEVIVTTEPMYKPEMYGLPSDAKVLVSNDGRIVGRTAKARRLVREMGKDKDMYLTILREAIYNFNKKPSFVLEGIVGLHPDFMMKAYLISPQTDAKNMLDWAFNFTPWMKPWTDTYAKSRVLDEPDIMVLADQDWSHPDYPDGLIIVDEMQNCIAILGLRYFGERKKGTLTLAWTIGVRHNMVACHGGIKTIGNSTPIAVFGLSGSGKSSITNSHDHEGTLRSDEVVTVIHDDAFLIDLDNNFTVAIEPSLFDKTDAIKYDDPLIKYFYSAQNVAITKRPDGQVKIVCEDVRNNNGRCIKSRDMFNYADSCERPGKVIWLQKDPSMPPITKIKNNWLAVAMGASLSTMRAKGVENVDPKELEKLVIEPFANPFRVFPLLWDCQQFYKLFQTGTECYIMNTYAFGLAGGLIDIPKNLSLSIVTELKRGTIEWRDWKAFPGLQVPKNGKELFGQDYDKKYKPSRDEKYLAYLRNRMQDRINFLSNKREGGDMDSAIIDPIVAARAVIDHILSPL; translated from the coding sequence ATGGCAAGTGTACACAAATTACCGGGCTCTCCGTGGAGAGCGATAATTGAAAGCGCCATGTATGCTAATTCAGTTAAAAACACCAATTTAAATGAACTCTATGAATTTTCCATAAAGCAGCCGGAGGTTATAGTAACCACAGAACCTATGTATAAACCTGAAATGTATGGGCTTCCATCTGACGCTAAGGTTTTGGTGTCAAATGACGGACGCATTGTCGGACGCACGGCAAAAGCAAGAAGGCTTGTCCGTGAGATGGGTAAAGACAAGGACATGTACCTTACAATATTAAGAGAAGCGATATATAATTTTAATAAAAAACCATCATTTGTCCTTGAGGGTATTGTAGGGCTTCACCCGGATTTTATGATGAAAGCGTATCTGATAAGTCCTCAGACTGATGCTAAAAATATGCTCGATTGGGCTTTTAACTTCACTCCGTGGATGAAGCCGTGGACTGATACTTATGCAAAATCACGGGTGCTTGACGAGCCGGATATTATGGTGCTGGCCGATCAGGACTGGAGCCATCCTGACTATCCCGACGGTCTTATTATTGTTGATGAAATGCAAAACTGTATTGCTATACTTGGGCTTAGATACTTTGGCGAGCGCAAAAAAGGCACTCTTACACTGGCCTGGACTATTGGAGTAAGACACAACATGGTGGCCTGTCACGGCGGTATTAAAACAATTGGCAACAGTACTCCTATTGCCGTCTTTGGACTATCTGGTTCCGGTAAGTCCTCAATAACCAACAGCCATGACCACGAGGGAACGCTTCGGTCAGATGAGGTTGTAACCGTAATTCATGACGATGCTTTTTTAATTGATCTTGACAATAATTTCACAGTAGCGATAGAGCCAAGCCTGTTTGATAAAACCGATGCGATAAAATATGACGACCCACTGATTAAGTATTTTTACTCGGCACAAAACGTAGCGATAACAAAGCGACCTGACGGGCAGGTGAAAATAGTCTGCGAGGATGTCAGAAACAACAACGGCAGATGTATAAAGAGCCGCGATATGTTTAACTATGCCGATTCCTGTGAGCGTCCCGGAAAAGTGATATGGCTTCAGAAAGACCCAAGTATGCCTCCGATAACTAAGATAAAAAACAACTGGCTGGCTGTTGCAATGGGCGCCTCCCTAAGCACGATGAGAGCAAAAGGCGTGGAAAACGTTGACCCAAAAGAGCTTGAGAAACTTGTCATAGAGCCGTTTGCAAATCCCTTCAGGGTGTTTCCTCTTCTTTGGGATTGTCAGCAGTTTTATAAACTTTTCCAAACCGGCACGGAGTGCTATATTATGAATACGTATGCTTTTGGGCTTGCAGGAGGTTTGATAGATATACCCAAAAACCTGTCGCTTTCCATTGTGACAGAACTTAAGCGCGGAACGATAGAGTGGAGAGACTGGAAAGCGTTTCCCGGTCTTCAAGTACCAAAAAATGGCAAAGAACTCTTCGGTCAAGATTACGACAAGAAGTACAAACCTTCGCGGGATGAAAAGTACCTTGCCTATTTACGAAACAGGATGCAGGACAGAATCAACTTCCTGTCAAACAAGCGCGAGGGTGGAGACATGGACAGCGCCATCATTGACCCGATAGTAGCGGCACGTGCGGTTATTGACCATATACTGAGCCCGCTGTGA
- a CDS encoding glycosyltransferase → MIKRVVMVARPFYAVPPLKGAAVEMWMCEVSKRLLSFEPHIISISAPYYPDYEYRDGIYHHRVRFGGLYKHLFQKLTRLDPFSYAKRVLKIIREVNPQIVHLHNSVKLFLPLLKSLYGTKIKTVLHLQNEHPVDAALSTDALWTCSRYLLNYFDGSLINAGSRTCIYNGVDLDKFRYFKDVPGEREEVRRRFNIKNDDFVVLFIGRVSPEKGVEHIIETAGLLRDKKNVKFFIIGELQEGDLCSDRVRYGVEMMRRAEVLDGKVVFTGMFPPQKMHHFHLLGDVLVLPSNFEEPFGFVVIEAMATGLPVIVRKKGGVPEYIKDNENGLFIDEADKAGSISGIIRTLIKDTALRESIGMSGRKTVEERFSWQRIARDCEDGYQRLMDEK, encoded by the coding sequence GTGATTAAGCGGGTAGTCATGGTAGCACGTCCATTTTATGCAGTGCCTCCGCTTAAGGGAGCAGCCGTTGAGATGTGGATGTGTGAAGTTTCTAAAAGGCTCTTATCGTTTGAGCCGCACATAATTTCCATATCTGCGCCTTATTACCCGGATTATGAGTACCGTGATGGCATATATCATCACAGAGTGCGATTTGGAGGATTATACAAGCATTTGTTTCAAAAACTGACACGGCTTGATCCATTTTCATACGCTAAACGTGTTTTAAAAATAATCCGTGAAGTTAATCCTCAAATCGTTCATCTGCATAACTCTGTAAAGTTGTTTTTACCGCTTCTGAAATCCCTGTATGGAACTAAAATTAAAACTGTGCTGCATCTCCAAAACGAGCACCCTGTTGACGCTGCTCTGAGCACTGATGCACTATGGACTTGCAGCCGCTATCTGTTGAACTATTTTGATGGCTCTTTAATAAACGCAGGTAGTCGTACATGTATTTATAACGGCGTGGATTTGGATAAGTTTAGGTATTTTAAGGATGTTCCGGGTGAAAGAGAAGAAGTTCGGAGACGGTTTAATATAAAAAATGATGATTTCGTTGTTTTATTTATTGGGCGGGTATCGCCTGAAAAGGGTGTTGAACACATAATAGAGACGGCCGGTCTTTTACGCGATAAGAAAAACGTGAAGTTTTTTATAATCGGAGAGCTTCAAGAAGGGGATTTATGCAGTGACAGGGTAAGGTACGGTGTTGAAATGATGAGAAGAGCGGAGGTATTGGACGGCAAGGTAGTTTTTACAGGTATGTTTCCACCACAAAAGATGCACCATTTCCATCTTTTGGGAGATGTGCTGGTGCTTCCTTCAAACTTCGAGGAGCCTTTTGGGTTTGTCGTAATAGAGGCTATGGCAACAGGACTTCCGGTTATTGTGCGAAAAAAGGGTGGAGTGCCGGAGTATATCAAAGATAATGAAAATGGCCTGTTTATTGATGAGGCTGACAAAGCCGGCAGTATTTCAGGGATTATCAGAACTCTGATTAAAGACACGGCATTAAGAGAGAGCATAGGAATGAGTGGACGTAAAACCGTGGAGGAGCGTTTCAGTTGGCAGCGTATAGCAAGAGACTGTGAAGACGGTTATCAAAGACTTATGGATGAAAAATAA
- a CDS encoding FAD-dependent oxidoreductase, with the protein MSKKITINGKADNNRVPSRVLEEAIQAHVEKGVRDITITADGQHGIGGRIWPRGETVRFKVYGSPGQRLGSMGMFGTEIVVHGSASDDVGWLNCGANITVLGDVTNGAHNAAAQGILYVQGSGGARCDTMTKHNPKQPPPESWYFRDVGDTFAEFKAGGIAVVCGVNPKNQLSVLGYRPCVGMVGGVVYFRGKISGYSEEDVKLLELTDADWDWLTPKMKTYLEAIDRANYFDELTHDKGAWKKLIPYTAAERSKKSVFKMTIAKFKSDIWENGVGKGGIFAEYVNHPLTPIPYITTGADRRYKPLWSNKKYAPPCQGNCPSGIPTQKRAALIRDDRLEEALELILQYSPLPATVCGEICPNLCMDACTRGHIDKPLDIKGLGKASLNVKAPKKEPSTGKKVAVIGGGPAGLSAAWQLALKGHSVELYEEAEEIGGKLELSIPRERLPQDVLQHELKRIKDIGIKINYKAAIDSAKFNEIYKSHDVVIVAVGAHKPRKPSFSGVESAISAYDFLRGLNTGKTYDLTGKRVLIIGAGNVGMDVAAQAYHTGAKEVTAVDVQKPAAFGKELEIAQSLGTKVVWPKFTDKYVKEENKVYFTDGSTIDADVVIYSIGDIPVTDFLPASVHTNKGGSIEADEVGHTSDAKVFAIGDAKQQGLATHAIGQGRHTALAVHTLLTGGAFYRPAPVLPIPYQKIKDVYYEVCRDTQFSAKSEGHKCMSCAVCRDCHMCEAVCHVGAISRVTPESGGYEYVSDDSICIGCGFCAGVCPCGIWEMVENK; encoded by the coding sequence ATGAGTAAGAAAATAACGATAAACGGTAAGGCAGATAACAACAGAGTGCCGTCAAGAGTGCTTGAAGAGGCAATACAGGCGCATGTTGAAAAGGGCGTAAGAGACATTACCATAACCGCAGACGGACAACACGGCATTGGCGGGCGAATATGGCCTCGTGGTGAGACTGTACGCTTTAAGGTTTATGGCTCACCCGGGCAGCGGCTTGGCAGCATGGGAATGTTTGGCACTGAAATAGTTGTCCACGGGAGTGCCTCAGACGATGTCGGTTGGCTAAACTGTGGGGCTAACATCACAGTGCTTGGCGATGTCACAAACGGCGCTCATAATGCCGCAGCTCAAGGTATTCTCTATGTACAGGGCAGCGGAGGTGCACGGTGCGACACAATGACTAAGCATAACCCAAAGCAGCCTCCGCCTGAGTCATGGTACTTTAGAGACGTAGGCGATACATTTGCCGAGTTTAAAGCCGGAGGAATTGCTGTAGTGTGCGGAGTAAACCCCAAAAATCAGCTAAGCGTTCTTGGCTATAGACCATGCGTTGGAATGGTCGGCGGCGTTGTCTATTTCAGAGGAAAAATAAGCGGCTATAGCGAAGAGGATGTTAAACTCCTTGAGCTAACCGATGCCGACTGGGATTGGCTTACTCCTAAAATGAAAACCTACCTTGAGGCGATAGACAGGGCTAACTATTTTGATGAGTTGACCCATGACAAAGGCGCATGGAAGAAACTGATTCCATACACCGCCGCAGAGCGCTCCAAAAAGAGTGTTTTTAAGATGACAATTGCTAAATTTAAATCAGATATATGGGAAAATGGAGTTGGAAAAGGAGGCATATTTGCAGAGTACGTAAATCATCCGCTTACTCCAATTCCTTATATTACAACTGGCGCCGACAGAAGATATAAACCCCTGTGGAGCAACAAAAAATATGCCCCACCGTGTCAGGGAAACTGCCCAAGCGGTATTCCTACACAAAAAAGAGCGGCACTGATTCGGGATGACAGACTTGAAGAGGCACTGGAGCTTATCCTTCAGTACTCGCCCCTTCCTGCTACCGTGTGCGGCGAAATCTGCCCTAACCTCTGTATGGATGCCTGTACAAGAGGACACATTGATAAGCCGCTTGACATTAAAGGTCTTGGCAAAGCAAGTCTTAACGTTAAAGCGCCAAAGAAAGAGCCATCCACTGGCAAAAAGGTAGCTGTAATCGGAGGAGGCCCGGCTGGGCTTTCGGCCGCATGGCAACTTGCGCTTAAAGGGCATTCGGTAGAACTCTATGAGGAGGCTGAGGAGATAGGCGGTAAGCTTGAGTTATCTATTCCACGAGAACGGCTGCCTCAGGATGTGCTTCAACATGAGCTTAAAAGGATAAAAGATATAGGGATAAAAATTAACTATAAAGCTGCTATAGATTCAGCTAAATTTAACGAAATATACAAAAGCCACGATGTAGTAATTGTGGCAGTAGGAGCGCATAAACCAAGAAAGCCATCTTTCTCAGGCGTTGAATCTGCCATAAGCGCTTATGATTTTCTACGGGGTCTCAATACGGGCAAAACCTATGACCTTACCGGTAAACGGGTACTTATCATAGGAGCTGGAAACGTTGGTATGGACGTTGCTGCACAGGCCTACCACACAGGAGCCAAAGAAGTAACGGCTGTCGATGTGCAAAAACCTGCGGCGTTTGGAAAAGAACTTGAAATTGCACAATCCCTTGGCACTAAGGTTGTGTGGCCAAAGTTCACTGACAAATATGTGAAAGAAGAAAATAAGGTCTATTTTACCGACGGCTCAACTATAGACGCCGATGTTGTCATATACTCAATAGGTGATATTCCGGTAACTGATTTCCTGCCTGCAAGCGTACACACAAACAAAGGCGGCTCAATTGAGGCCGATGAGGTCGGGCACACATCCGATGCTAAGGTCTTTGCAATTGGGGATGCCAAACAACAAGGGCTTGCAACACACGCCATAGGTCAGGGTCGGCACACAGCGCTTGCCGTGCACACGCTTCTTACTGGAGGCGCATTCTATAGACCTGCACCAGTGCTCCCGATACCTTACCAAAAGATAAAAGACGTATATTATGAGGTGTGCAGGGATACTCAGTTTTCGGCAAAATCTGAAGGACACAAATGTATGTCCTGTGCTGTCTGCCGTGACTGCCACATGTGCGAAGCGGTGTGTCACGTGGGAGCCATAAGCAGAGTAACCCCAGAAAGCGGCGGCTATGAATACGTCTCAGATGACAGCATATGTATAGGCTGCGGGTTTTGCGCTGGAGTGTGTCCTTGTGGTATTTGGGAGATGGTTGAAAATAAGTAA
- the trpS gene encoding tryptophan--tRNA ligase, producing the protein MQPSGLLHIGNYVGALQNWVQLQDVYDCYYCVADWHALTSNYANPSLIKDYSRDLLINFIAAGLDPEKCTVFLQSKVMQHAELHLLLSMMTPLGWLERVPTYKEKQTEVHDKDLNTYGFLGYPVLQAADILIYRAKHVPVGVDQVPHLEFAREIARRFNFLYNTTAMVEPEPLLTEFPKVVGVDGRKMSKSYDNAVYLSDTREVVEKKIKTMMTDPARKRKTDKGNPEQSPVYALHKVFSSKEEQTHVADNCRAAAFGCLDCKGILLQNIFKVMEPIWEKRRELENAPSKLSEIIEAGNIKAQKAASETMEIVRSVMNFA; encoded by the coding sequence ATGCAGCCAAGTGGACTTCTACACATTGGAAACTACGTCGGCGCTCTTCAAAATTGGGTACAGCTTCAGGACGTTTATGACTGCTACTACTGTGTCGCAGATTGGCACGCATTGACATCAAACTATGCCAATCCCTCTCTCATTAAAGATTACTCACGGGATTTGCTGATTAACTTTATAGCGGCAGGACTGGATCCTGAAAAATGTACTGTGTTTTTACAGTCTAAAGTTATGCAACACGCCGAATTGCATCTGCTCCTTAGTATGATGACTCCTCTGGGGTGGCTTGAGCGAGTGCCAACGTACAAAGAAAAGCAAACCGAAGTACATGACAAGGATTTAAACACGTATGGGTTTTTAGGCTACCCAGTGCTTCAGGCTGCCGACATTTTAATATACAGGGCAAAGCATGTTCCTGTAGGAGTTGATCAGGTGCCGCATCTTGAGTTTGCAAGGGAAATTGCCCGGCGGTTTAATTTTCTCTATAACACAACGGCAATGGTAGAGCCGGAGCCGCTTTTAACTGAGTTTCCAAAGGTGGTTGGAGTGGATGGCAGAAAAATGTCCAAAAGTTATGACAATGCGGTATATCTTTCCGACACTCGCGAGGTGGTGGAAAAGAAAATCAAAACCATGATGACAGACCCCGCCAGAAAACGGAAAACCGATAAGGGCAACCCTGAGCAGTCTCCGGTGTATGCGCTTCATAAGGTGTTTTCGTCAAAAGAGGAACAGACTCATGTTGCAGATAACTGCCGAGCGGCGGCATTTGGCTGTCTTGACTGTAAGGGTATTTTGTTGCAAAATATATTTAAAGTTATGGAGCCGATATGGGAAAAAAGGAGAGAGCTTGAAAACGCTCCCTCAAAACTTTCCGAAATAATAGAGGCTGGCAACATTAAGGCACAGAAGGCGGCCTCGGAGACTATGGAAATAGTGCGCAGTGTAATGAACTTCGCTTGA